GGAATCGTACTTCTTTGTTTGATCCTTGGTCTGGCAATTGCAATTGAAAGAATTATATACCTTAACCTTGCTACTACCAATACAAAAAAATTGGCACAAGATGTTGAGGATGCACTAAATACTGGAGGTATTGAAGCTGCCAAGGATGTTTGTCGTAACACAAAAGGTCCTGTTGCTTCTATTTATTACCAGGGTCTTGACCGTGCTGAAGAAGGTACTGAAGCTGCTGAGAAAGCTGTTGTGGCTTACGGTGGTGTTCAAATGGGGCTTCTTGAAAAGAACGTTTCCTGGGTATCTCTGTTTATCGCTCTTGCTCCTATGCTTGGGTTCATGGGTACGGTAATTGGTATGATCGAAGCCTTCGATAGAATTGAAGCAGCGGGAGATATGCAGCCTTCACTTGTTGCAGGTGGTATTAAGATCGCACTTCTTACTACAGTATTTGGTTTGATCGTAGCTATTATCCTTCAAATCTTCTACAACTATATCATCGCTAAAATTGACCGTATTGTAAACGATATGGAAGATGCTTCTATCACTTTGATGGATATCCTTGTAGAGTACAAGAATAAAAGAAGAGTATAATAATACCAAGATTTAATTATGACCTTACATAAAATATTAAAATATCTAGCGCTCGTCATTGGAGTGGTTGGGCTCATCCTTTGGGGGAGAGTTCTCATGGCCGGTGATGATGCTATAGAAAATTCAGCCGATGTACAGGCAAGCGTGGTATCTCCATTCTTATATGTGGCATATCTTGTGTTTGCTATTATTGTGCTGCTGGTTGTGTTCTTTGTAATAAAAGGATTGTTCTCTGGCGATATTAAAAGAACCCTTATTGCAGTAGGATCTTTTATACTCGTAGTGGCAATTGCCTATGTGCTTACCGATGGTACAGAGAAACAACTAAGAGACGGAACAATGCTTTCAGCAAATACAGACCACTGGGTGGGTGCAGGTCTTGTGACCTTCTATATACTTGCCGCAGCTGCAGTATTGCTAATGGTACTTTCGGGAGTAAGAAAACTTATAAAGTAATAAAAAGCTATGGCCAGACGATCTACACCTGAAGTAAATGCCGGTTCATTGGCCGACATCGCGTTCTTGCTTTTGATTTTCTTCCTGGTGACCACAACTATTGAGACCGATAGCGGTATCAGCAGAAAGTTACCTCCAATGCAGGATGAAAACGTTGAACCACCAATTATCAAAGAAAAGAATATTTTCAAGGTAATTGTAAACCGTAATAACGATCTGTTAGTAGAAGATGAGCTCATGGAGCTTAAAGATCTTAGAGACGCTGCCATTGCCTTTTTGGACAACGGTGGCGGAGTAGGCCCCGAGGCATGTGATTATTGCCAGGGTGCCGGAGATCCAACTTCTTCAGATAACCCGATCAAAGCGGTAATTATGCTGGTAAATGACAGGCAAACAGAGTATGGAACTTATATTGCAGTTCAAAACGAACTTGTAGGTGCATATAATGAGTTGCGTGATCGTACCGCCCAAAGGTTGTACGGCAGGTCCTTTGCTCAAATGGAAGCAGATTACAACAGCGTGACTTTTACAGGAAATAAGGACAGGTTAAAAGAGCAAATTGAGGAAGTGAAAGATATGTGGCCTCAAAAACTCTCTGAAGCCGATCCTAAAAATTAATCGCGAAAATTAAAAACTATGGCAAAATTCAATAAGAAAAAAAGTAGTGAACTACCCGCGATCAATACTTCGGCCCTGCCAGATATCGTATTTATGCTGCTTTTCTTCTTCATGGTTGCTACAACAATGAGGGAGACCACCCTGAAGGTGCAAAACACTTTGCCTTATGCCGACCAGGTGGAAAAACTTGACAAAAAAGATCTTGTAATGTACATCTATGCTGGTAAACCCAGTGAGAGGTTTCAACAAAACTTTGGTACAGAAGCAAGGATACAATTAAATGACAATTTCGCAGAGGTTACTGATATCCAGCAGTTCATTTATGCTGAAAGAGAAACAAAAAGGGAAGAACTTGTTCCTTTCCTTACCACAGCTCTTAAAGTAGACCACGAAACCAACATGGGGCTGGTATCTGATATTAAGATGGAACTTAGAAAAGCTGAAGCTCTTAAGATCAACTACACCACCCGTACAGGTGACGCGTCACAGAATTTAAATTAAAATCAATTCATTATTTTTTGAAGATCCCCTTTCAGGTTCATGAAAGGGGATTTTTTTTGAATGCTGTTTAGCTTCGCATTATCTTTGATTAAAATATTTTAATGCACCACATCCAAAAATGGCATTTTCTCCTTTTGTTATTCTTGCCTTTTTTTCTGAAAGCGCAGGAGAAGAATGATATCCCGGCTGTTGTAGATAGCTTGTATCGCGAAGATCAGGTTTATGTGAGCTTTACCTATAACATTGTTAGCGGTGGTCCTTCTGAAATAAAGAGCTCACAATTTTCCGGGGGCTTTCACACCGGTTTTATAAGGGACTTTCCTCTCAATTCACGCCGGAATGTGGCCCTGGGGGTTGGCCTGGGCTGGTCTCTTGATACCTATGGCCAAAACCTGTTCATAGGGGAAGCCACAGAGGGGGAAGGAACGCGTTTTACAGTACTCAACAGAGACAGGGTGGACTTCGATGCAAATCGCTTTACCACGCAGTCTATAGATCTCCCTATCCAGTTTAGATGGCGCACTTCAACTCCCGAAAGTTATAAATTCTGGCGCATCTATACCGGGATCCGTCCCGCCTATGTTTACCATTTTCAGTCTAAGTTTGTGCAGGATGGCAACAGCTTTAGGGAGACGAACATTCCTGAATTTGAAAAACTACGGTTAGGCGCAACCTTTACTTTTGGTTATAACACCTTTAATTTTTCTTTTTATTACAGCCTCAACTCTTTCTTTAAAGATGCCGCGGTGAATAATGAAGATCTCGATCTTCGCACTTTCCAGGTGGGGCTTACTTTCTACTTGTTATAACCACACAATGGCCGCGATAGCCTGTGGGAGAATTCCCAGTATCAGGCCTGTAAATAATTCGGAATAGGAATGTGCCCCATAAAACAGCCGGGAAGTAGCAGTAAGTCCGGTGATGGCTACAAGAAAACTTATGCTGTAAACCAGGTTCAGGTGGAAGTGTATACTAAGCAGGACCAAAAACCCGATGAGGCCGCCTAAGCCTATCATGTGCAGGCTCGCTTTGATCTTTGCAAACAATAAGAACAGTGCCATAACTGATGAAGCCATTACTCCTGCAAAAAAGTAGTAGAGGGCCGGGTAATCAAAAGTATTTATGACGTACTTTAGAACTACAAAATCCAGCCCGGCATAGAGGAGCAGGGGCCATTTTCTTTCCCTTAGCTCATTTAGATAATGATCTTTCACCTTCCCCAAAGTTCTCAGCATATAGACATATACAATGGGGATGAATATAGTGATGATTGCCACGGCCAAAAGCTTGGCTTTAATCACTTCTAAGGGGAAAAACCTTGGGGTTACCAGGAAATAGATCAAAGTGCCAGCAAATGGCATCCAAACCGGATGGAAGAGGAAGGAAGCCGACCTTAGAAGAAGCTTCATTAAATTTCTTTTCGAAGACGGGCAACGGGAATATCCAGCTGCTCCCGGTATTTGGCTACTGTACGTCGTGCAATAGGATATCCTTTCTCCTTCAGGATCTTCGCCAGTTTCTCGTCGGTTAATGGTTTTCTCTTGTTTTCATCCTCAATGGTCATCTCCAGGATCTTCTTGATCTCACGGGTAGACACGTCTTCCCCCTGGTCATTTTTCATAGATTCAGAAAAGAACTCTTTAATGAGTTTAGTCCCATAGGGAGTGTCAACATACTTGCTGTTGGCCACACGGGAAACGGTTGACACATCCATGTCGATCTCGTCGGCAATATCTTTTAAGATCATTGGCCTGAGGTTCCTTTCATCACCGGTGAGAAAATACTCTTTCTGATAGTTCATGATAGCGCTCATTGTAACAAACAGCGTTGTTTGCCGCTGCTTAATAGCTTCTATGAACCATTTTGCAGCATCGAGCTTTTGTTTGATGAACATCACCGCATCCTTCTGCGCCTTGCTCTTTTCTCTCGACTCCTTATAGCCTTTCAGCATTTCACTGTAGTCTTTTGAGACGTGCATTTCGGGTGCATTTCGGCCGTTAAGGCTCAATTCCAGTTCACCTTCAGAGATCTTGATCGTAAAATCGGGGATCACGTGCTCCACAGCCCTGGTATTGCCTGCATAGGCACCACCGGGTTTAGGGTTGAGATGTTCAATGACATCTATGGCGTTGCGAAGTTCTTCTTCAGAAATATCGTGCTTTGAAAGTAGTTTCTGGTAATGTTTTTTACTGAACTGGTCAAAAGACTTTTCTATAATGTCTTTTGCGAGGCTTACCGGCCGGGTTTGTTCCTTCCGGTTTAACTGAATGAGCAAACACTCCTGAAGGCTTCTTGCCCCCACCCCGGCAGGATCCAGTTCATGAACGTATTTTAATACTTTTTCAACAGTTTCTTCATCGGTATAAATGTTTTGCGTAAAAGCCAGGTCGTCTACTATATCCTGAACCGACCTTCGTATATATCCGCTTTCATCCACGCTTCCCACCAAAAATTCGGCAATCTCTTCTTCAGATTCATTGAGCCTTAAAGTGCTCAACTGCGTCTTTAAATACTGGGTAAAAGAAGTGCCCGAGGCATAAGGTACCTGCCTGTCTTCGTCATCGGCGCTGTAATTGTTGGCCTGTAAACGATAGCTGGGAATCTCGTCGTCGCTTAAATATTCATCTACATCAATATCGGTGTCTATGCTTTCATTTCCGGGATCGTCTTCCTGGTAATCGTCTGTCTTGAAATCTTCTTCGTACTCGTCGCTCTCCTCCTTGCCGCCTTCAAGGGCAGGATTTTCCTCCATTTCTTGCTTAAGCCGTTGCTCAAAAGCCTGTGTAGGCAGCTGGATAAGCTTCATCAACTGAATTTGCTGAGGGGAAAGCTTTTGAGATAATTTGAAATTTAACTGCTGTTTTAGCATATACTTACTGGCTTTTTATAAAAATAAAAAAAACAATCTACAAACGTAAACGAACGCAGATTGTTTTATGAGTACTTTAGGATGTAAAGGTTTTTAGAACTCGGCGTTTAGTGGTGTTCTTGGGTAAGGGATCACGTCTCTAATGTTCCCCATACCTGTGGCAAACTGTACCAGCCTTTCAAAACCTAAACCAAACCCGCTGTGTACGCAGGTACCAAATTTACGGGTGTCCAGGTACCACCAGAGTTCTTTTTCATCAATATCCAAAGCCTGCATCTTCTGCTTCAAAACATCGAGGCGTTCTTCCCGTTGTGAACCTCCCACA
This Salinimicrobium tongyeongense DNA region includes the following protein-coding sequences:
- a CDS encoding MotA/TolQ/ExbB proton channel family protein; protein product: MKRLFSILVIATIMVFGAVDVNATNNVNALPATMVNFVQDEDQAVAEETQDVGFHQELKRRFIEGGPGFMGIVLLCLILGLAIAIERIIYLNLATTNTKKLAQDVEDALNTGGIEAAKDVCRNTKGPVASIYYQGLDRAEEGTEAAEKAVVAYGGVQMGLLEKNVSWVSLFIALAPMLGFMGTVIGMIEAFDRIEAAGDMQPSLVAGGIKIALLTTVFGLIVAIILQIFYNYIIAKIDRIVNDMEDASITLMDILVEYKNKRRV
- a CDS encoding ExbD/TolR family protein, giving the protein MARRSTPEVNAGSLADIAFLLLIFFLVTTTIETDSGISRKLPPMQDENVEPPIIKEKNIFKVIVNRNNDLLVEDELMELKDLRDAAIAFLDNGGGVGPEACDYCQGAGDPTSSDNPIKAVIMLVNDRQTEYGTYIAVQNELVGAYNELRDRTAQRLYGRSFAQMEADYNSVTFTGNKDRLKEQIEEVKDMWPQKLSEADPKN
- a CDS encoding ExbD/TolR family protein, with amino-acid sequence MAKFNKKKSSELPAINTSALPDIVFMLLFFFMVATTMRETTLKVQNTLPYADQVEKLDKKDLVMYIYAGKPSERFQQNFGTEARIQLNDNFAEVTDIQQFIYAERETKREELVPFLTTALKVDHETNMGLVSDIKMELRKAEALKINYTTRTGDASQNLN
- a CDS encoding porin family protein; the protein is MHHIQKWHFLLLLFLPFFLKAQEKNDIPAVVDSLYREDQVYVSFTYNIVSGGPSEIKSSQFSGGFHTGFIRDFPLNSRRNVALGVGLGWSLDTYGQNLFIGEATEGEGTRFTVLNRDRVDFDANRFTTQSIDLPIQFRWRTSTPESYKFWRIYTGIRPAYVYHFQSKFVQDGNSFRETNIPEFEKLRLGATFTFGYNTFNFSFYYSLNSFFKDAAVNNEDLDLRTFQVGLTFYLL
- the rpoN gene encoding RNA polymerase factor sigma-54, with protein sequence MLKQQLNFKLSQKLSPQQIQLMKLIQLPTQAFEQRLKQEMEENPALEGGKEESDEYEEDFKTDDYQEDDPGNESIDTDIDVDEYLSDDEIPSYRLQANNYSADDEDRQVPYASGTSFTQYLKTQLSTLRLNESEEEIAEFLVGSVDESGYIRRSVQDIVDDLAFTQNIYTDEETVEKVLKYVHELDPAGVGARSLQECLLIQLNRKEQTRPVSLAKDIIEKSFDQFSKKHYQKLLSKHDISEEELRNAIDVIEHLNPKPGGAYAGNTRAVEHVIPDFTIKISEGELELSLNGRNAPEMHVSKDYSEMLKGYKESREKSKAQKDAVMFIKQKLDAAKWFIEAIKQRQTTLFVTMSAIMNYQKEYFLTGDERNLRPMILKDIADEIDMDVSTVSRVANSKYVDTPYGTKLIKEFFSESMKNDQGEDVSTREIKKILEMTIEDENKRKPLTDEKLAKILKEKGYPIARRTVAKYREQLDIPVARLRKEI